ctagcttactaggcagcgagaatttgcgcctagccttaggctaggcgcaaattgagacgagtatagcgcgtgtggcgcgatgcagcgcagcgcgcgtttttgtaacatcacaggttcaaatggggccgcgcaaattgcgacgcgacgcgactgggacgcgacacgcgcctgcaccaggtcgcgcggcgttgtggttgaggcacagtttctctcGCCGCGCGTCGCCCGTgcgtcgctagcaccgtgggaaatttgaggcggggagcgagAAAGTAGCCCGACCATATACTCACTTCGGCAAGGCGCATATGACCAGTGAAAACACTGCCCATACGAAAAATATTGCCTTATACTCTGTACTGAATTTTAATGccattgggtagtgtttcgtttttcgccatttaaacgctccagctttcgtcGTTAGTGCATTATATTTTCCTGTTATGTATATCAGTATAGTTTTGTTCTGTTTTGATTTTCTTCTCTCAAGAAAAGTACATagttcagtaactggtgagccattggccGCTAGAATTGTATCATACGCCTCCGGGATGTTTTCAGATCACAAGAACGAACATAggttagtgaataaggaagcaaggaatattataaaatcatgtgatatagaagcaaggcaggaaagtaaatcaACGTTATCCTCTCGCTTCGTAGTATGCTGACATATccgtacgatctgttacaaaaattcggaaagggataatctccacaggtgtgacccctttgtgctcctggtaaaaagcgtccaagatctgaagtatagaaggcTTCGATATGGGTGTAATAATGTAAtaacgacacactgtactacttgcatgtgaacatcacatttccactgcaagctagaaacagtcgagaaacCTTCACGAATGACAATGTTTTACTTGGCTCGTCATGACGAGAAAAACATCTCAGTGGTAGCATATACAGTATCAGCATTAATAAGCTAATTATGTAACAGGATACACAAATGAATTAGTGGTCTGTATTATTCCGAAAGGATGAGTATCTTTGAAAATGTGCGGcgatttgatatatttaatttattgaaaaGTATTTCAGACAACGACAGGCAAcaatcatgacaatgtttttcgaacgacgtgaactcTTCCACAAGGCACACCTGGCTAGCCTCTGCATTCTTGTCGCGTTTATTATTCACGGCTACTGGCAGTACACAGGCTATTCTGCTGTGCAGCGGGCGTTGTGCAGTGGACGTTGTGCAGTGGATGAATAGTTTACTTCTCAccatggcagaagaaaaattaatAGAGGCAGTGAGGGAACACAGAGAGCTGTATGACACAAAACACGCAGACTACATGAAGGTCAAACTCAAGAACCGGATTTGGAGTGATATAGCAAAGGATTTGAATTTGAAAGACGGTAAGTACtgcaatatttatttcacaattttttagTTAATACATATCACTGTGTACTTCGTTTGAGCACGTAACCTGTGGAGCACAATAATGGTACAATAATTGGAAGTTGCTATATTGTCAGTAATTACCAAGCAGAACTGACTGATGTTGCCATGGAACTGCTCCGCAAGTGTTGAAATATTGAGTGAAATTTTTCCTCACTTTGAAGGCAGTTGATGAAGTCCTCTTCCTGTTCCCTTGCACACGAAGTAACTGAGTTGCTGGCAACGGTTCGATGTTATTTAAATCATCTGCAACTACTACCGAAGATCGTAAATAGTTGTGCAGAACGCAGGCTGCTTTTACAACATCTTTCACTGTGTCGACTTTGGTTTCAAATGGTTTCCTGAACACACGGAAACGTGATGATAGTATACCGAAAGCACATCCCACAGTTCGTCGTGCTCGAGAAAGTCTGGCATTGAAGACCTGATGTTCGTAATTGTCGGTAACCTGTCTCTTGGGATATGGTCTCATAATGTTTTCCGACAATGGGAAAGCTTCATCTCCCACAAACACATACGCCATTGGATCAGAAATTGTAGGTATTAGTTCAGGAATGGGAAGTAATAACgtgttttttctcattttcttgGCCAACACACTGCTAGCAAATACATGTCCATCGCTGAATCGTCCCATTGCGCCAACATCAACGGTGATAAATTTGTAATCTGCGTCAACCGTCGCCATCAAAACGATGGAGTATGTATGTTTACAATTAAAGTACAATGATCCGCTTTTGCCAGGTTTTTTAATAAGAACATGTTTTCCACCGACTGCACCAACGCAGTGTGGGAATTGCCATCTATGTTCAAACCGTGAAGCGACTGATTTCCATGTCTGTGTTGTAGGTTCTGCTAAATACTTTGGTTGCATTTCTTTCCATACAGCGATAGCTACTTCTTTTACAATATTAGATACAGTTCGATCTCCCAAGAGATAGTTATACACAATACTTTTGTAGTTGTCACCGGAGGCTAAATATCTTAAACAAAACGAAAGTATAATGTTAATGTGGAACGATAAAAGTAGATTGAAAATATGTCTTTATCCAAACACTATAAGTTAATACTGCTTATCTTTAGTTTGTCTATCTATATGGGACAACATTAATGCCTTATTAGTTATACGTTGTTAATTATTGCAGGGGAAGAGACAAAAAATTCGTGGCTGAAGCTGAGAGGCAGCTATCGAGGTGCACGACGACGACAGGTGAAATATATGAAAAGCGGAGCTGCTGCTGAGAATAGCAAGCCGTGGAGATATCAAAACCAGATGTCATTTCTTGAACCTTTTATGACAGCTGGTCCACGTGATAGTAGTCTAGGTGATGATAGTGATCAGAGCTCGCAAGCTACAACTAAAACATCAGCAAGAAGTGATACACTGGAAACCGAGGAATTAGAAGATAACACCTCACTCGACAATGAGGCGAATGAGCAAAGTCAAGATATTAATAACAACGACAGCAACGAAGTATCTAGTAGGAGCATAGGAACGGAGTGCATAGCACATCACACCGCTACTTCAACTCCAGTTATTCAAAGAAATCAATCAAGGAAAAGAAAACAGGAAGGCGTTGTAATTCTGCTAAAACAATCACTGCAACAGCGTGAGGACAGAGCAAGACAAAGAGCAGAAGAAAGAAGAGCGTTGGAGTCACACTGTATCAAAGATGACcctctttacaatttttttatctcTGTGTATCAGCTGACTAAAAACATGCCTCAAAGTTACCAACACAGAATCAGAGGTCAACCTTTCCAGGCTGTGTCACTTGGAGAAGAAGAAATAATGAACGTAAGGAGCCAGACACCTTCGATGTCATCTTCTTCAAATAATTCAGCGCCATACAGTACAGCACCTTTTTCTCACTCTTCATCGCCATATACATCGACTGATTCAGACCAACAGACAGGGTCTCACAATTCAGAACAGCAGCAGATGGAAGATTTGAAGGTCGACACAACTGAATCCGGTTTGTCTAATATCACCGATTTTGTTCACCGTTTTCAAGAAATCTAATGGGACCATCACAATTATGTTTGCTTAAGACTTTAATtcttttttgtatcagcatttagtgtatttttcgttttcttttctggGTAATTTTCGCTGCACCGATCCAGATTtcattaattataaattaacattCTTTGTTTATGAACATGTATTATTGCAATAAAACACTAACAAGAGAAATttggtaaaaaaattttaaaaacccacTCCAGCTAGCAGAACGGTTTTTTTTGTCAAGGTGAAATTCGCTTAAGACCTAGCTTGTATTGCAGTAAGTTGCGTGAAAAGTGTACGGGGTGCTGCAATTCGTTGACAAAATTAAGTTATTTCCTGGTGCCCTCGGCGAATCTGCTTTGGCAGAattgcaaagaaaaacaaaaggatTTTTAATGCTTCAATAGTTAAGAACCACTTATTaggtttacatttttcttattcTAATCCGTAGATATATTCTATGGCTAAGTTCTAGTACATAGTTTGTTAATTTAGATATCACAGTGAGTAAGCAGTTGCGAGGAAAGTGCAAGTCCGAAAAAATTCTCCAATCAATGCGCTCTTTTGCAGTACGCCGACTAAACCATAAGAGCAACAGAACTTGATTCAGTACTGATTTGTAGACCTCAAAAAGACTACTAAATAGTATACAAAAGCATATGTTTACCTTTTACAACAGTCAGACTCGACATTTTTGTGTTATATAATATTGTGCGAGGCACCTTCCTAATACAAAAATGGCCATTGCATTTCAACCGTGAAAGATAAACGTATGCTCTCGACGACTTTTATTTAGACTGTTTGAGTTCTGGTACTATGTACCTTGATGTAGATCATATGCTTTAGGCATAGTATAACTAGAGAGCCTactgatagcaaatatttttagtttGTGTGGCCGGTTAAAAGACGGCTGAGCGTAAGCATAGCTAAGATAACGCCCGATTAAACCAGATTTCAAACAAAAAACACCATTAAAATCAATCCGTTAGTTTCGGCGCTATGATGCCCTCCCTCCtccgcgctcacacacacacacacacacacacacacacacacacacacacaaacacacgtagGAGTCAAACTCATATAACACCCATCGATTCTGTGTAAGGGAGCTGAAAATAAAATGCCTAGACACAAGGGTGCAGCATTTTATAATTCCTTAGATAAAAAATTAATGTCAGCGttcatcacttacctcaaaaatacTGCCAGTTTTTGTTCAGTAGCAATCGGCTCCTGTGCATTACACCCACTTGAATCAATAGCGTGCTTTACTATCCCATGTACTTCAGAAAActgctttctggtcattctgaagtAATTCGTGAAATCAGTGTCACTCATCTTGGTCGTAGTTTGAAATTGTCCACATGTTTTTCTTTCATACAAAGTATATTTATTTGtggatttgaattttttatttattaatgaataaagcaACACTTCTTCTTCAGCGCTAGTATCCGAATCTGATTCGGAACTCAAGTCTAACAATAACATCTCTCTTACTCGCGACACACACATCGTCAGTCTGACAAGCAGTAGGCCGGTATTCGGAGTCTGGCACGCGCGTGTCACACCGACTAGGGCACACTCGTCACATACGCGTCTCAATATGCGCAGGACCACGCGACACGTGTCGAACGCGCGCGCCGCTCGGCAaaatcgtgtcacgtcacacgtgctatactcgtctcaatttgcgcctagccatcatgcacacagttcacagagacacgtgccgTACGTGTGTGGAGGAGccttgtcgtgttgaaaaatgtcaTCACAATACTCTCGCATGAGAAACAACACACTAGAGGATACGATGTCCGTGACATACCATTATGCTGTCAGAGTTCCTTCAATCACTGTCGACTGTGATCTGAAGTAGTAATAGCCAATGGCTGCCCACAACACGATGCCAGAAACAGCACTGTAGTGCCTCTTCGAAACATTGAAAAAATGGCGCCTCTCGCCAGGTCGGTGCCACATTCACCAGCGACGGTCACCTGGAGCAGTGCAAAaacgcgattcatcactgaacacaatgcaacgcAATTCGTCACCAACCCGTGCTTCCAGAACACGGCAGCACTCCAGACGTCGCCGTTCGTGGTGTGGCGTCAATGTCAGgccacgcatgggacggtaattccttaCTCTGGCAGCTGTTAGTCTGCGACCAATGGTGTGGGACGGTACAGAAtggccattacttgttctcggatggtacgCGCGGGTTCCAACTTGCTTTGTGCAACATACGGCGAGCCTCCCCTGTGGTGGTCGCACGTGATCGACGAGAACCATGTCGACAATTACGCGTGTCCTCGCGTTCCCACGCAATTGAACTGGGCGTCACTATCGCATCCGAATGCAGTGCGTGTTTTCTAATTACCGTAAATCAGCCTTGTATTAAAGGAAGAGGGCCTCAGTTTTAGTTACTAGAGAAAAttttacagagacgacagtttgtTTCCAGGTCGACCAGACAGCCCAAGAAGACTATCACTGTGAGCGGAAGGCATGACTGAAGGGGAAGAAGGCggcccgaatttaatgcaaataaaatgaaaataaaaaggataaaaaataaaaagattaaaacaaattggcGCATCCGGTAAGCATCAGACAGCAGATGTGGAGTTGTAGCGTTTTAACTCAATCTGTACCACGATCATTCCTGTCACATACCGCTACGTCCACCTCTGGCAATTGTTTGTAGAGACGAAAAATATCTAGATCCACCTTTGTTCCGTGTCGTCATTAAACTGCAGACTGCGACGATACAGCTGTGGGGAcggtgtaaatatttttcgtttattttattttatagagaTTAAAACCACAAATCCTTTTTGATTCCAAATCTCTCTCTTACATTACATATTTTCAATGCACGAAGGTGATCTTTGTTGTGAGTGTTTGTGCATCAGTCGAGAACAAACTGTCGATCCTGTCCAGTATAGAGAGGTTACGTGACAGTTTAGCGTGTCCGCTCGTAATTTTCGTGTGTCACGAATCTGCTAAAATGTCGAATATGCCGTACGAACTGCTATAATACGGGCAGCTGGAGTCGTtgggc
The genomic region above belongs to Schistocerca serialis cubense isolate TAMUIC-IGC-003099 chromosome 6, iqSchSeri2.2, whole genome shotgun sequence and contains:
- the LOC126484703 gene encoding uncharacterized protein LOC126484703, which produces MAEEKLIEAVREHRELYDTKHADYMKVKLKNRIWSDIAKDLNLKDGEETKNSWLKLRGSYRGARRRQVKYMKSGAAAENSKPWRYQNQMSFLEPFMTAGPRDSSLGDDSDQSSQATTKTSARSDTLETEELEDNTSLDNEANEQSQDINNNDSNEKNVILQVKGKSGEKYPR